Proteins encoded together in one Paenibacillus sp. J23TS9 window:
- the folE gene encoding GTP cyclohydrolase I FolE, giving the protein MAGVKDYANTKVQQNREQVEHHIEQILKLIGEDTQREGLLETPARVARMYEEIFAGYEVDPRDVLGVTFDENHEELVIVKDIVYYSQCEHHMAPFFGKVHIGYIPSGKIAGLSKLARLVEAVTRRLQVQERITSQIADIMVDVLEPHGVMVVVEGEHLCMCARGVKKPGSKTVTSGVRGIFREDPASRAEFLSLIKG; this is encoded by the coding sequence GTGGCTGGCGTTAAAGATTACGCAAATACCAAGGTTCAGCAAAATCGTGAACAAGTCGAGCATCATATAGAGCAGATATTGAAATTGATCGGAGAGGATACGCAGCGGGAAGGACTTCTGGAAACTCCTGCGCGTGTTGCCCGGATGTATGAGGAAATTTTTGCGGGATATGAGGTGGACCCAAGGGATGTACTGGGCGTTACCTTTGATGAAAATCATGAAGAGCTGGTTATTGTCAAGGATATCGTTTATTACAGCCAATGCGAACATCATATGGCGCCTTTCTTCGGTAAGGTCCATATCGGCTACATCCCAAGCGGCAAAATTGCCGGTCTCAGCAAGCTGGCTCGTCTGGTCGAAGCAGTGACCCGCCGTTTGCAGGTTCAGGAGCGAATTACATCGCAAATCGCCGACATTATGGTCGACGTTCTGGAGCCTCACGGTGTTATGGTTGTTGTGGAGGGTGAGCATCTGTGCATGTGCGCCCGTGGTGTGAAGAAGCCGGGAAGCAAAACGGTAACTTCCGGAGTACGAGGCATTTTCCGCGAGGATCCTGCGTCCAGAGCTGAATTTCTGTCTTTAATTAAAGGTTGA
- a CDS encoding YneF family protein, translating into MQYVIPVVTLIVGLIGGFFIGVFYLRKQMEKMQSDPQMLQKMAKQMGYNLNGRQMQKAQQMMKNQQNTGKKGQGGGKRK; encoded by the coding sequence ATGCAATATGTCATTCCTGTGGTTACGCTGATTGTCGGCTTAATCGGCGGTTTTTTTATCGGCGTGTTTTATTTGCGCAAGCAAATGGAGAAAATGCAAAGTGATCCACAAATGCTGCAAAAAATGGCCAAACAGATGGGGTATAATTTGAATGGTCGCCAAATGCAAAAAGCCCAGCAAATGATGAAAAACCAGCAGAATACGGGTAAAAAAGGGCAAGGCGGCGGCAAACGCAAGTAA
- a CDS encoding HD-GYP domain-containing protein: MRYISIDNVEPGQFLGKTIYSGNGTVLLSAGVQLTVYMINTLNRIGVTMVYIQDPLFDDVDTDDMLSEATKQGIIQEMYNAFEVVRSGKDWNIQLIGSSVESLLEDVMSNKEMLVQLTDIRTTDNSEYIHAMNVCLLSAVMGINMGLNYQQLKELATGALMHDIGKSGMSEEDDILPGLKSHHTWRGFEKLKNKRDFSLLVAHVALQHHERIDGLGLPRGLTGDEIHLYAKIVSAADTYDRLIHPLLPKSKNLLPHEACEEMMAMSEKQLDYEVLIQFNRMVSIYPNGAAVRLSTKETGVVVNQHRGLPGRPVVRIVRGEASHLDVKELDLAQETTVFIEAVLM, encoded by the coding sequence ATGAGGTATATAAGCATTGACAACGTAGAGCCCGGACAATTCTTAGGCAAAACCATATATTCCGGCAACGGTACTGTGCTCTTGTCTGCAGGCGTCCAGCTGACGGTGTACATGATCAACACATTAAACCGGATTGGCGTCACGATGGTATATATTCAGGATCCGCTGTTTGACGATGTGGATACGGATGACATGCTCAGCGAGGCGACCAAGCAGGGGATCATTCAAGAGATGTACAACGCTTTTGAGGTGGTGCGTTCCGGAAAGGACTGGAACATCCAATTGATTGGAAGCAGTGTAGAGAGTCTTTTGGAAGATGTGATGAGCAACAAGGAAATGCTGGTTCAGCTGACTGATATACGGACGACAGACAACAGTGAGTACATTCATGCGATGAATGTTTGTCTGCTGTCTGCTGTGATGGGTATCAATATGGGGCTTAATTACCAGCAGCTGAAGGAACTTGCAACAGGTGCGCTGATGCATGATATCGGGAAAAGCGGCATGAGTGAAGAAGATGATATTTTACCCGGACTCAAATCCCATCATACGTGGAGAGGGTTCGAAAAGCTTAAGAATAAAAGAGATTTTAGTCTCTTGGTTGCCCATGTGGCCTTGCAGCATCACGAACGGATCGATGGCTTGGGCCTTCCGCGTGGACTGACAGGTGATGAGATTCATCTGTATGCCAAAATCGTATCGGCCGCGGACACGTATGACCGGCTGATCCATCCGTTACTTCCGAAATCAAAAAACCTGCTGCCGCATGAGGCCTGTGAGGAAATGATGGCCATGTCGGAGAAGCAGCTGGATTACGAGGTATTGATACAGTTCAACCGGATGGTTTCGATCTATCCCAACGGAGCTGCCGTCCGGCTGTCAACCAAAGAAACGGGCGTTGTTGTGAATCAGCATCGCGGTCTTCCGGGCCGTCCGGTGGTAAGAATCGTACGCGGCGAGGCAAGCCATCTTGACGTCAAGGAGCTGGATTTGGCGCAGGAAACTACCGTTTTTATAGAGGCTGTTTTAATGTAG
- the queG gene encoding tRNA epoxyqueuosine(34) reductase QueG: MKNSAYAPPTSPWEQLKREIKEATASFGIDEIGFASADPFVSLKAILQNHRELGYESGFEEPDLDKRVTPALPSAEPASLISIAVAYSSKMTDAPKNEPGKYRGVLSRSSWGKDYHQVLREAMGKLEAFIRERVPEAVLESMVDTGALVDRAVAERAGIGFSGKNCCIISPKWGSWIFLGEMVTNIPFPPDTPVTEDCGDCTLCIDACPTGALVGPGQLNAQRCISFLTQTKGFLTDEIMRKIGNRLYGCDTCQVICPKNKGKHWTHHEDLLPDPDKDRPLLLPILDLSNREFKEKFGESAAAWRGRKPIQRNAVIALGNYKDTSAVPKLGEVLLKDPRPELRGTAAWSLGRIGGEEALNIMNKAIAEEQDEKVREMLGEAKEQLQSQTKANTAETVSEAPGFSPTLSGEPETIYYDEMQSKIGPLTLCSTDKGLCLIEFGSFSVKEAVLQKWSRTWCGGGEFEHDDGRLAEAKRQLGEYFAGQRTEFDLALDLRGTPFQLQVWTTLADIPYGEIRSYGVVAEEIKRPKAIRAVAGAINKNPVPVIIPCHRVLESDGSLTGFRGGLETKRLLLSLEGSLPERNTRIEE, translated from the coding sequence ATGAAAAACTCCGCTTATGCTCCTCCGACTTCCCCTTGGGAGCAGCTGAAGCGTGAAATTAAAGAGGCTACGGCGAGTTTTGGCATTGACGAAATCGGCTTTGCCTCCGCAGATCCCTTTGTATCATTGAAAGCCATATTGCAAAATCACCGTGAACTCGGTTATGAGTCCGGCTTTGAAGAACCTGATCTGGATAAACGTGTTACCCCCGCACTACCTTCCGCGGAGCCCGCCTCTCTCATATCTATCGCTGTCGCCTATTCTTCCAAAATGACTGATGCTCCCAAAAATGAGCCGGGCAAGTATCGGGGCGTTTTGTCGCGCTCATCATGGGGCAAGGACTATCATCAGGTACTGCGCGAGGCGATGGGCAAGCTGGAGGCTTTTATCCGGGAGAGGGTGCCTGAGGCTGTGCTGGAGAGCATGGTGGATACAGGCGCGCTTGTAGACCGGGCTGTTGCGGAACGTGCCGGTATCGGCTTTAGCGGAAAAAACTGCTGCATCATTTCTCCGAAATGGGGCTCCTGGATCTTTCTTGGGGAAATGGTAACGAATATTCCTTTTCCTCCAGATACGCCGGTGACGGAGGATTGCGGGGACTGTACGCTATGCATTGACGCTTGTCCAACAGGGGCTCTGGTAGGACCCGGGCAGCTGAATGCCCAGCGCTGTATCTCCTTCCTGACGCAGACGAAAGGCTTCCTTACGGATGAGATTATGCGCAAGATCGGCAACCGTTTGTACGGCTGCGATACCTGTCAGGTGATCTGTCCGAAAAATAAGGGGAAGCACTGGACGCATCATGAGGATTTACTGCCAGACCCGGATAAGGACAGACCGCTTCTGCTGCCGATTCTGGATCTAAGCAACCGTGAATTTAAGGAGAAGTTCGGGGAAAGCGCCGCCGCATGGCGGGGCAGAAAACCAATCCAGCGCAATGCGGTGATTGCGCTCGGAAATTACAAGGATACATCTGCGGTGCCCAAACTGGGTGAGGTACTGCTGAAAGACCCACGGCCGGAGCTGCGGGGAACCGCAGCCTGGTCGCTGGGACGCATAGGAGGCGAAGAGGCATTGAACATCATGAATAAAGCCATAGCTGAAGAGCAGGACGAGAAGGTCAGAGAAATGCTCGGGGAAGCGAAGGAACAACTTCAATCGCAAACGAAAGCGAACACAGCAGAAACGGTAAGCGAAGCACCAGGATTTTCACCTACTCTCAGCGGAGAGCCGGAAACGATTTATTACGATGAAATGCAGTCCAAGATTGGACCGTTAACATTATGCTCCACAGATAAAGGGCTCTGCCTGATCGAGTTCGGCAGCTTTAGCGTGAAGGAAGCTGTCCTGCAAAAATGGTCCCGCACCTGGTGCGGCGGTGGTGAATTCGAACATGACGACGGTCGTCTTGCTGAGGCCAAACGGCAGCTCGGAGAATACTTCGCCGGGCAGCGCACGGAGTTTGATCTGGCGCTGGATTTGCGCGGAACACCTTTTCAGCTTCAGGTTTGGACGACTCTTGCCGATATTCCATATGGAGAGATCCGTTCTTACGGAGTTGTAGCGGAAGAGATCAAGAGACCGAAAGCCATCAGAGCGGTCGCCGGAGCCATTAATAAAAATCCGGTTCCGGTCATCATTCCCTGCCACCGGGTACTTGAAAGCGACGGAAGCCTGACAGGCTTCCGTGGAGGTCTTGAAACCAAGCGCCTGCTTCTGAGCCTGGAGGGTTCACTTCCCGAAAGAAATACGCGGATTGAAGAGTAA
- the lepB gene encoding signal peptidase I, with amino-acid sequence MNQVQQHEPGRSGTLPADKPVTEPKQRSLSSEVWDWAKTIVIAFVIMMLLNLFVFNLSMVKGQSMQPTLYEKERLFIDKIVYDFKSPSRGEIVVLRDPSDGPDKKEFLVKRVIGIPGDIVEVKDHKLYVNGQMQVEPYTEVEIQDPDFGPLKLDKDHYFVMGDNRHAGASKDSRSFGSVTAKAIVGRAEFIFWPVSQIKGL; translated from the coding sequence ATGAATCAAGTTCAACAGCATGAACCCGGACGCTCGGGGACACTTCCGGCAGACAAGCCGGTGACCGAGCCGAAACAGCGCAGTCTTTCCTCCGAGGTGTGGGACTGGGCTAAAACGATCGTCATCGCTTTTGTAATCATGATGCTGCTTAATTTATTTGTCTTCAATCTGTCGATGGTCAAGGGGCAATCCATGCAGCCAACGCTGTACGAGAAGGAAAGGCTGTTTATTGATAAAATCGTGTATGATTTCAAATCGCCCAGCAGGGGCGAAATTGTTGTGCTGCGCGATCCGAGCGATGGACCGGATAAAAAGGAATTTCTGGTCAAACGGGTTATCGGCATTCCCGGTGATATTGTCGAAGTGAAGGATCACAAGCTCTATGTGAACGGTCAGATGCAGGTCGAGCCTTATACGGAAGTGGAGATCCAAGATCCGGATTTTGGACCGCTCAAGTTGGACAAGGATCACTACTTTGTAATGGGAGATAACCGGCATGCGGGCGCCAGCAAGGACAGCCGCTCTTTTGGCAGTGTTACCGCCAAAGCTATTGTCGGCAGGGCAGAATTCATTTTCTGGCCGGTATCCCAGATTAAAGGCTTATAA
- a CDS encoding GNAT family N-acetyltransferase, which translates to MHVRSFQLSDCSSVTELMQVALSEECYRNTMGPFSRQLSWDSELIMVAEEDDEIVGALIGTIEHNHGCYYRIAVHPDYRRQGIGKALVAAMEQRFQVRKVSRIMIAGDEHNKAALPLYEAMGYGANKILEAFQKLSIISPQH; encoded by the coding sequence ATGCATGTTCGTTCCTTTCAGTTAAGTGATTGTTCCAGTGTCACTGAGTTGATGCAGGTTGCCTTGTCCGAAGAGTGTTACCGGAATACGATGGGACCGTTCTCCAGGCAGCTTTCCTGGGATTCGGAATTGATTATGGTTGCAGAGGAAGACGATGAAATTGTGGGGGCCTTGATCGGAACGATCGAGCACAACCACGGCTGTTACTACAGGATTGCCGTTCATCCCGACTACCGCCGCCAAGGAATTGGCAAAGCATTGGTCGCGGCTATGGAACAGCGTTTCCAGGTTCGCAAGGTGAGCCGTATTATGATTGCCGGAGATGAGCATAACAAAGCCGCTCTGCCGCTTTACGAAGCGATGGGCTACGGCGCTAACAAGATTTTGGAAGCCTTTCAAAAGCTTAGTATTATTAGTCCCCAGCACTAA